A region of Chelonia mydas isolate rCheMyd1 chromosome 7, rCheMyd1.pri.v2, whole genome shotgun sequence DNA encodes the following proteins:
- the LOC119566830 gene encoding cytochrome P450 2H2-like, translating to MEPLGATSVFLVICVSCLLFLSVWRKVSGSGKLPPGPLAFPIIGNTLQLNMRNLPQSIHELSAKYGPVFTICLGSQRVVVLYGQEAVKEALIDQGDEFSGRGKLALADKLAKGAGIIFSNGERWKQLRRFALTTLRNFGMGKKSIEERIQEEACFLVERLRNTHERPFDPTIPLTHAVSNIICSVVFGNRFDYEDQKFLAFINLTEENNELFRSFLGQLYNFFPTLMDYIPGPHHKLIKNSEKFKSFVLERVKMHKESLDLSCPRDFIDAFLIKMEQEQQNGQSEFNTENLVRSTLDLFLAGTGTSSTTLRHGLLILLKYPDIEVKVHEEIDRVIGRSRSPCMADRSQMPYTDAVIHEMQRFINLVPMGVPHAVTRDTHFRQYVIPKGTTIFPALQSVLGDSREFPKPEQFNPGHFLDENGAFKKSDFFMPFSAGKRICVGEGLARMEIFLILTMILQNFTLKSLVDPKDIDIASLPSLVLNAPKPYQLCVLPR from the exons ATGGAACCTCTGGGAGCAACAAGTGTTTTCCTGGTGATTTGTGTCTCTTGCCTTCTTTTCCTTTCAGTATGGAGAAAGGTGTCTGGAAGTGGGAAGCTGCCACCTGGCCCTCTTGCTTTTCCCATCATAGGGAACACGCTGCAGCTGAATATGAGGAACTTGCCCCAATCTATACATGAG CTCAGTGCAAAGTATGGCCCGGTTTTCACAATATGCTTAGGCTCACAGCGGGTTGTGGTGCTGTATGGACAGGAGGCTGTGAAGGAAGCTCTGATTGATCAAGGGGATGAGTTCAGTGGAAGAGGAAAACTGGCACTGGCTGACAAGCTTGCCAAAGGAGCAG GCATTATATTCAGCAATGGGGAGCGGTGGAAGCAGCTTCGCCGATTTGCCCTCACCACGCTCAGAAACtttgggatggggaagaaaagcaTTGAGGAACGGATCCAGGAGGAAGCCTGTTTTCTGGTGGAAAGGCTCAGAAACACACACG AGCGACCCTTTGACCCCACCATCCCTCTCACCCATGCTGTCTCCAACATCATCTGCTCCGTTGTCTTTGGGAACCGGTTTGACTATGAAGATCAGAAGTTTCTGGCATTTATTAATCTCACAGAGGAAAACAATGAACTCTTCCGCTCTTTCCTGGGACAG CTGTACAATTTTTTCCCAACTCTCATGGATTATATACCTGGGCCTCATCACAAGTTAATTAAAAATTCGGAGAAATTTAAAAGCTTTGTTCTGGAGAGAGTGAAGATGCACAAAGAGTCTCTGGATCTCAGCTGCCCTCGAGACTTCATCGATGCTTTCCTCATCAAAATGGAACAG GAGCAACAGAACGGCCAGTCAGAATTTAACACTGAAAACTTGGTGAGAAGCACATTGGATTTATTCCTTGCTGGAACAGGGACATCCAGCACCACCCTGAGACATGGACTCCTGATTCTTCTGAAATACCCAGATATAGAAG TGAAAGTTCATGAAGAGATTGACCGTGTGATTGGCCGAAGCCGAAGCCCCTGCATGGCGGACCGAAGCCAGATGCCCTACACAGATGCTGTGATACATGAGATGCAGAGATTCATTAACCTTGTCCCGATGGGTGTCCCACATGCAGTGACCAGAGACACTCACTTCAGACAATATGTTATCCCCAAG GGCACTACTatattccctgctctgcaatCAGTCCTAGGTGACAGCAGGGAATTTCCAAAGCCAGAGCAATTTAACCCGGGACATTTCTTGGATGAAAATGGTGCCTTTAAGAAGAGTGACTTCTTCATGCCTTTTTCTGCAG GGAAACGGATTTGTGTGGGAGAGGGTCTGGCTCGGATGGAGATATTTTTGATACTGACAatgattttgcagaattttacctTGAAATCTCTCGTTGACCCCAAGGACATTGATATAGCTTCACTACCAAGTTTAGTGTTAAATGCACCAAAACCATACCAGCTCTGCGTTTTGCCTCGATAA